A stretch of the Sphingomonas sp. CL5.1 genome encodes the following:
- a CDS encoding efflux transporter outer membrane subunit, which produces MMRRALLLAAGASLTACSMAPKYVRPEIPVPASWPVGDAYLRQSEATLPSVTYRDIFRDARLQRIIDQALANNRDLRIATANIAAARAQYRIQRGELFPAIGASGSYGYNHTNSPAPGNPATTDSLSAGIGVTGFEIDLFGRVRSLTSAALDRYFAQEATARAARLTLVGDVAGAWLSYGADRSLLAIAEETAANARRSVSLTDARLKGGVAPRTDLRQAEQVLAGAEADLAAQKTALAQDINALQLLVGAPIDPALLPVSIDEAAAHIADLPAGLDSAVLLRRPDVVSAEYGLRAANAQIGAARAALFPKITLTGLLGFASGALSSLFEGGSFNYSGSAGAAYSIFNGGAARAGVEQSEAQRDAALAGYEKAIQTAFREVADALARRGTIADELAANQRNTDAALDNYQLADARYRGEIDTFLATLVAQRSLYAAQRGLVQIKLTRATNLVTLYRTLGGDSLIEARADGPRLPAQQIPQQ; this is translated from the coding sequence ATGATGCGCCGCGCCCTCCTGCTGGCCGCCGGCGCCTCGCTCACCGCATGCAGCATGGCGCCGAAATACGTGCGCCCGGAAATACCGGTGCCGGCGTCATGGCCGGTCGGCGACGCCTATCTCCGGCAGAGCGAGGCGACGCTGCCCAGCGTCACCTATCGCGACATCTTCCGCGACGCGCGGTTGCAGCGGATCATCGATCAGGCGCTGGCCAACAACCGCGACCTGCGCATCGCCACCGCCAATATCGCGGCGGCGCGCGCGCAATATCGCATCCAGCGCGGCGAATTGTTCCCCGCGATCGGCGCCAGCGGCTCCTATGGCTACAACCACACCAACAGCCCCGCGCCGGGCAACCCCGCCACGACCGATTCGCTCTCCGCCGGCATCGGCGTCACCGGATTCGAGATCGACCTGTTCGGCCGGGTGCGATCGCTGACCAGCGCCGCGCTCGATCGCTATTTCGCGCAGGAAGCGACCGCCCGCGCCGCGCGGCTGACGCTGGTCGGCGACGTGGCGGGCGCGTGGCTGAGCTACGGCGCGGACCGCAGCCTGCTCGCCATAGCCGAGGAAACCGCCGCCAACGCACGCCGCAGCGTCTCGTTGACCGACGCGCGGCTGAAGGGCGGGGTCGCGCCGCGCACCGATCTGCGCCAGGCCGAGCAGGTGCTGGCCGGCGCGGAGGCCGATCTCGCCGCGCAGAAGACCGCGCTGGCGCAGGACATCAACGCGCTTCAGTTGCTGGTCGGCGCGCCGATCGACCCCGCCCTGCTCCCCGTCTCGATCGACGAGGCGGCGGCGCATATCGCGGACCTGCCGGCGGGGCTGGATTCCGCCGTGCTGCTGCGCCGCCCCGACGTGGTGAGCGCGGAATACGGCCTGCGCGCCGCCAATGCGCAGATCGGCGCGGCGCGCGCGGCGCTTTTCCCGAAGATCACGCTCACCGGGCTGCTCGGCTTCGCCAGCGGCGCGCTCTCCTCGCTGTTCGAGGGCGGGTCGTTCAACTATTCGGGCAGTGCCGGCGCGGCCTATTCGATCTTCAACGGCGGCGCGGCGCGAGCGGGCGTCGAACAGTCCGAGGCGCAGCGCGACGCAGCGCTCGCCGGCTATGAGAAGGCGATCCAGACCGCGTTCCGCGAGGTCGCCGACGCGCTCGCGCGGCGCGGCACGATCGCCGACGAGCTGGCCGCGAACCAGCGCAACACCGATGCCGCGCTCGACAATTACCAGCTGGCCGACGCGCGCTATCGCGGGGAGATCGACACTTTCCTCGCGACGCTCGTCGCGCAGCGCTCGCTCTATGCCGCGCAACGCGGGCTGGTGCAGATCAAGCTGACCCGCGCCACCAACCTCGTCACGCTCTATCGCACGCTGGGCGGCGATTCGCTGATCGAGGCACGGGCGGACGGGCCGCGGCTCCCCGCGCAGCAAATCCCGCAGCAATGA
- a CDS encoding poly(R)-hydroxyalkanoic acid synthase subunit PhaE, producing the protein MNPQDPAAFFREMLGHWEKAANNFGADTMKSEEFVRGMNALSAATANMQANTHQVMERVLAAANLPSRNDIDDLARRIAGIETALARIEAKLGSTGPDPAKPRPRRSRKPPARES; encoded by the coding sequence ATGAACCCGCAAGATCCCGCAGCATTCTTTCGCGAGATGCTTGGGCATTGGGAAAAAGCGGCGAACAATTTCGGCGCCGATACGATGAAGAGCGAGGAGTTCGTGCGCGGCATGAACGCCCTCAGCGCCGCCACCGCGAACATGCAGGCGAACACGCATCAGGTGATGGAGCGCGTGCTCGCGGCCGCCAACCTGCCGAGCCGCAACGACATCGACGATCTCGCCCGCCGCATCGCCGGGATCGAGACCGCGCTCGCGCGGATCGAGGCGAAGCTGGGCAGCACCGGGCCGGACCCCGCCAAACCGCGCCCCCGGCGCAGCCGGAAACCGCCAGCCAGGGAAAGCTGA
- a CDS encoding GNAT family N-acetyltransferase — protein MSLWRETPVLRGEHVTLRPLTPDDRDALVAAAADGDITGLFFTNVSALADPDAFIAAIFRERDYGRAMPFVVEAPDGRVVGSTRFLRMNEQHRRVEIGGTFYARSVQRTGVNTEAKKLLLAHAFDVLGCNVVQIRTDWFNRDSQRAIERLGAKRDGVLRAHQMLNGRMRDIVVYSIIACEWPGVRVNLEHLLARHRA, from the coding sequence ATGAGCCTCTGGCGCGAGACGCCGGTGCTGCGCGGGGAGCATGTCACCCTCAGGCCGCTAACCCCGGACGACCGCGACGCGCTGGTCGCGGCGGCGGCGGACGGCGATATCACCGGCCTGTTCTTCACCAATGTCTCCGCCCTTGCTGATCCCGACGCGTTCATCGCCGCGATCTTCCGCGAGCGCGACTACGGCCGCGCCATGCCGTTCGTGGTGGAGGCGCCGGACGGCCGCGTCGTCGGCTCGACCCGCTTCCTGCGGATGAACGAGCAGCATCGCCGGGTGGAGATCGGCGGCACCTTCTACGCCCGCTCGGTCCAGCGCACCGGCGTCAACACCGAGGCGAAGAAGCTGCTGCTCGCCCACGCCTTCGACGTGCTGGGCTGCAACGTCGTGCAGATCCGCACCGACTGGTTCAACCGCGACTCGCAGCGCGCGATCGAGCGACTGGGCGCGAAGCGCGACGGCGTGCTGCGCGCGCACCAGATGCTGAACGGACGGATGCGCGATATCGTCGTCTATTCGATCATCGCTTGCGAATGGCCCGGCGTGCGTGTCAATCTCGAGCATCTGCTGGCGCGCCATCGGGCGTGA
- a CDS encoding alpha/beta fold hydrolase, whose product MQATAPSDPISAARAEFERMMARNISGLSYFTSPAPVVGATPKDVLIARGPMRLNHYRAMTDEVYRIPILLVMATTNRGFIFDLVPGQSLVEFLLKAGFDVFMLEWEAPRGHERTLTLEDYAVTFIAAAVERIKEETGEPDVSMIGYCFGGVLSLLHTALHRDTGIANLVTFTTPVDFSQMGMFAAWSDQRYFDVDRLVETFGNVPGDMLYSSFDMLRPAARAAGNIRLYDNLWDEEYVKSFRMFERWNTDTLPLAGEYFRQTTKMLMWENRLLNGTMEVGGRKVDPGSITIPFLHLAAEHDHIVPRAASAPLIDLIGSDDKQEIMLKGGHVSLVAGGNAIKRMWPTLAGWLAERSL is encoded by the coding sequence ATGCAAGCCACCGCGCCATCCGATCCGATCAGTGCCGCCCGCGCGGAGTTCGAACGGATGATGGCGCGGAACATATCCGGGCTGAGCTATTTCACCTCCCCCGCCCCGGTCGTCGGCGCGACGCCCAAGGACGTGCTGATCGCGCGCGGGCCGATGCGGCTCAACCATTATCGCGCGATGACGGACGAGGTCTATCGCATCCCGATCCTGCTGGTGATGGCCACCACCAATCGCGGCTTCATCTTCGATCTGGTGCCGGGGCAGAGCCTGGTCGAATTCCTGCTGAAGGCCGGGTTCGACGTGTTCATGCTGGAGTGGGAAGCGCCGCGCGGCCACGAGCGCACGCTGACGCTCGAGGATTATGCCGTGACCTTCATCGCCGCGGCGGTGGAGCGCATCAAGGAGGAAACCGGCGAGCCGGACGTCAGCATGATCGGCTATTGCTTCGGCGGCGTCCTCTCCCTCCTCCACACCGCGCTGCATCGCGATACCGGCATCGCCAATCTGGTGACTTTCACCACGCCAGTCGATTTCTCGCAGATGGGCATGTTCGCGGCATGGTCCGACCAGCGCTATTTCGACGTGGACCGGCTGGTCGAGACATTCGGCAACGTGCCCGGCGACATGCTCTATTCCTCGTTCGACATGCTGCGCCCGGCGGCGCGTGCGGCGGGGAACATCCGGCTTTACGATAATTTGTGGGACGAGGAATATGTGAAGTCGTTTCGCATGTTCGAGCGTTGGAACACCGACACTCTGCCGTTGGCCGGCGAATATTTCCGGCAGACGACCAAGATGCTCATGTGGGAGAATCGCTTGCTGAACGGCACGATGGAAGTGGGAGGACGCAAGGTCGATCCGGGCAGCATCACGATCCCGTTCCTGCATCTCGCGGCGGAGCATGACCATATCGTCCCGCGTGCGGCGTCCGCGCCGCTGATCGACCTGATCGGATCGGACGACAAGCAGGAGATCATGCTGAAAGGCGGCCACGTCAGCCTCGTCGCCGGCGGCAACGCGATCAAGCGCATGTGGCCGACGCTGGCCGGGTGGCTGGCGGAGCGCTCGCTATGA
- a CDS encoding GNAT family N-acetyltransferase, which yields MSHRIRRFRPADREAMLAFAQELPEHDLLFLGRDLKHPRVVEAWLTAIDDGWIDSLLAMDGETVLGSVALVRDPLGWSSHVGEVRLLVSAERRGAGLGRDMLQAILAIAVDRGLEKLTAAMTPDQRNSVILFESLGFRGEALLKDQVRDRAGQPHDLAILSLDLGRHEATQRAYGFDAA from the coding sequence ATGAGCCATCGCATCCGCCGCTTCCGCCCCGCCGACCGCGAGGCGATGCTGGCCTTCGCGCAGGAACTGCCGGAGCATGACCTTTTGTTCCTCGGCCGCGACCTGAAGCATCCGCGCGTCGTTGAGGCGTGGCTGACGGCGATCGATGACGGCTGGATCGACAGCCTGCTGGCGATGGACGGGGAAACGGTGCTCGGTTCGGTCGCGCTGGTCCGCGATCCGCTCGGCTGGTCGTCGCATGTCGGCGAGGTACGGCTGCTCGTTTCGGCCGAGCGGCGCGGCGCTGGTCTGGGGCGCGACATGTTGCAGGCGATCCTCGCCATCGCGGTCGATCGCGGGCTGGAGAAACTGACGGCGGCGATGACGCCGGACCAGCGCAATTCGGTCATCCTGTTCGAGAGCCTCGGCTTTCGCGGCGAGGCGTTGCTCAAGGACCAGGTGCGCGATCGCGCCGGCCAGCCGCACGACCTCGCCATCCTCAGCCTTGATCTGGGCCGGCATGAGGCAACGCAGCGCGCTTACGGCTTCGATGCCGCATAA
- a CDS encoding triacylglycerol lipase yields MVTALSAEIERPPSALLALTELPRALAELGSLPAAAPLLATAPRGDGHPVMVLPGFVTSDISTTILRRYLKRLGYDAHRWELGRNLGPKAIGLEGERLAARIEAIHAATGRTVSLVGWSLGGVMARIMARRMPEAVRQVISLGSPFAGSPRATNVWRLYELLTGQLIDDDHTSGQLAEGTTPPPVPSTAIWSREDGIVAWQSCVEPEAAISDNIQVHGSHCGLGVNPAVLYAIADRLALPEGKWRPFRRNGLRALIYPRAGHA; encoded by the coding sequence ATGGTAACCGCCCTTTCGGCAGAGATCGAACGCCCGCCCTCGGCATTGCTGGCGCTGACCGAATTGCCGCGCGCGCTGGCGGAGCTTGGCTCGCTGCCGGCCGCCGCGCCGCTGCTCGCGACCGCGCCGCGCGGGGACGGGCATCCGGTGATGGTGCTGCCCGGCTTCGTCACCTCCGACATCTCCACGACGATCCTGCGGCGCTATCTGAAGCGACTCGGCTATGATGCGCACCGCTGGGAACTGGGGCGCAACCTTGGCCCCAAGGCGATCGGCCTGGAGGGCGAGCGGCTCGCGGCGCGGATCGAGGCGATCCATGCGGCAACCGGGCGCACGGTGAGCCTCGTCGGCTGGAGCCTCGGCGGGGTGATGGCGCGCATCATGGCGCGGCGGATGCCGGAGGCGGTGCGGCAGGTGATCTCGCTCGGCTCGCCCTTCGCCGGATCGCCGCGTGCGACGAACGTGTGGCGGCTCTACGAACTGCTGACCGGGCAGTTGATCGATGACGATCATACCAGCGGGCAACTCGCCGAGGGGACCACGCCGCCGCCGGTGCCCTCCACCGCGATCTGGAGCCGCGAGGACGGCATCGTCGCGTGGCAGAGCTGCGTCGAGCCGGAGGCCGCGATCAGCGACAATATCCAGGTGCACGGCAGCCACTGCGGGCTGGGCGTCAATCCGGCGGTGCTCTACGCAATCGCCGACCGGCTGGCCCTGCCCGAAGGGAAATGGCGACCGTTCCGGCGCAATGGCTTGCGCGCGCTGATCTATCCGCGCGCTGGCCATGCCTGA
- a CDS encoding peptidylprolyl isomerase: MRLLLPLAALLALPSLAALAQSAPVPPVAASNPAGIVNVTVTTSWGPIVIAVDKEHAPITAANFLKYVDQKRLDGVNFYRAVKIQPGYGFIQFGTGNDPKRTLPPIPHEPTSKTGLSHKDGAISMAMGKPGTASGDFFIIVGDLSTMDATATDPGYAVFGQVVTGMDIVHRIMDAPTSPTRGEGLMKGQMLEPAIKVQTVRRSPALPAAQVPTPTPSVG, from the coding sequence ATGCGCCTCCTCCTGCCCCTCGCCGCGCTGCTCGCGCTCCCCTCACTCGCCGCACTGGCGCAGTCCGCGCCCGTGCCGCCGGTGGCCGCGTCCAATCCCGCGGGCATCGTGAACGTGACCGTCACGACGAGTTGGGGGCCGATCGTGATCGCGGTCGACAAGGAACATGCGCCGATCACCGCCGCCAATTTCCTGAAATATGTCGATCAGAAGCGGCTCGACGGGGTGAATTTCTATCGCGCGGTTAAGATCCAGCCCGGCTACGGCTTCATCCAGTTCGGCACTGGCAACGATCCCAAGCGCACCCTGCCGCCGATCCCGCACGAGCCGACGAGCAAGACCGGGCTGAGCCACAAGGACGGCGCGATCTCCATGGCGATGGGCAAGCCGGGCACCGCCTCGGGCGATTTCTTCATCATCGTCGGCGACCTTTCCACGATGGACGCGACTGCCACCGATCCGGGCTATGCCGTGTTCGGCCAGGTGGTGACCGGGATGGATATCGTGCATCGCATCATGGACGCACCAACCTCCCCGACGCGCGGCGAAGGGCTGATGAAGGGGCAAATGCTGGAGCCGGCGATCAAGGTGCAGACCGTGCGCCGCTCTCCCGCGTTGCCGGCGGCGCAGGTTCCGACTCCGACGCCCTCCGTGGGTTAG
- a CDS encoding phasin family protein, whose protein sequence is MMAASRKTTAGDRAKSAADKVREGAEKARESFKERVVDPAKRAGEAMKASGEKVAEGNKTIGLKMIDQAETNAREAFAAMRAAAGAKDLSEVMKIQGEFLREQGNRSMTQAREIGELIMQFGRDAVGPLKGGASKK, encoded by the coding sequence ATGATGGCTGCATCACGCAAGACGACCGCCGGGGATCGGGCCAAGTCGGCGGCCGACAAGGTGCGCGAAGGCGCGGAAAAGGCGCGCGAATCGTTCAAGGAACGTGTCGTCGATCCCGCCAAGCGCGCCGGTGAGGCGATGAAGGCGTCCGGTGAGAAAGTAGCCGAGGGCAACAAGACGATCGGCTTGAAGATGATCGATCAGGCCGAAACCAACGCGCGCGAGGCATTCGCCGCGATGCGCGCCGCCGCCGGGGCCAAGGATCTTTCCGAAGTGATGAAGATCCAGGGCGAGTTCCTGCGTGAACAGGGCAATCGCTCGATGACGCAGGCGCGCGAGATCGGCGAGCTGATTATGCAGTTTGGCCGCGACGCGGTCGGCCCCCTTAAGGGCGGCGCGAGCAAGAAGTAA
- a CDS encoding HdeD family acid-resistance protein has product MTFSTRGIGWGWLLAYGIASLLLGAFAIAMPVPATFAATLVIGAYLIATGLFSLLAGIFGQGHEGRGYAILLGVISLIGGGIMVVEPATGALSLTLLLALWLIARGVLELAWGFRFRRRRGLMIALGVINLLLAAYIFYAMPISALTLPGIVLGVSFLFSGATWVLFALDHRGERAAL; this is encoded by the coding sequence ATGACCTTTTCGACACGTGGCATCGGCTGGGGCTGGCTTCTGGCTTACGGCATCGCCAGCCTGCTCCTCGGCGCGTTCGCCATCGCCATGCCGGTGCCCGCCACCTTCGCCGCGACGCTGGTGATCGGGGCCTATCTGATCGCGACGGGGCTGTTCTCGCTGCTCGCCGGCATCTTCGGACAGGGCCATGAGGGGCGCGGCTATGCGATCCTGCTCGGCGTGATCTCGCTGATCGGCGGCGGGATCATGGTGGTCGAGCCGGCGACCGGCGCGCTTTCGCTGACGCTGCTGCTCGCCTTGTGGCTGATCGCGCGCGGGGTGCTGGAACTGGCGTGGGGTTTCCGCTTCCGCCGCCGCCGGGGGCTGATGATCGCGCTTGGCGTCATCAACCTGCTGCTCGCGGCCTATATCTTCTACGCGATGCCGATCTCGGCGCTGACGCTGCCGGGGATCGTGCTGGGCGTGAGCTTCCTGTTCTCGGGCGCCACCTGGGTGCTGTTCGCGCTCGACCATCGCGGCGAGCGCGCGGCGCTCTAG
- a CDS encoding glutathione peroxidase codes for MEAITDFEVKAADGGAASLDTWRGKVLLIVNTASKCGFTPQYEGLEALHRKYGPQGFEVLAFPCNQFGAQEPGDAEEIANFCSLTYDVTFPVFAKIDVNGPHADPLFERLKADAPGLLGSKAIKWNFTKFLVDREGRTVERYAPATRPEAIAADIEKLL; via the coding sequence ATGGAGGCGATCACCGATTTCGAGGTCAAGGCCGCCGACGGGGGCGCCGCCTCGCTCGATACGTGGCGCGGCAAGGTGCTGCTGATCGTCAACACCGCGTCGAAATGCGGCTTCACCCCGCAATATGAGGGGCTGGAGGCGCTGCACCGCAAATACGGCCCGCAAGGCTTCGAGGTGCTGGCCTTCCCCTGCAACCAGTTCGGCGCGCAGGAGCCGGGAGATGCGGAGGAGATCGCGAACTTCTGCTCGCTGACCTACGACGTCACCTTCCCGGTCTTCGCCAAGATCGACGTCAACGGCCCGCATGCCGATCCGCTGTTCGAGCGGCTGAAGGCCGATGCGCCGGGCCTGCTCGGGTCGAAGGCGATCAAGTGGAACTTCACCAAGTTCCTCGTTGATCGCGAAGGCCGGACGGTCGAGCGCTATGCCCCGGCCACCAGACCGGAGGCGATAGCGGCGGATATCGAGAAGCTGCTCTAG
- the dnaE gene encoding DNA polymerase III subunit alpha, which produces MLHSGFVPLRIFSSYTMLDGAIDPKAIAKRAAALGFPAAALTDRNGLYAAMAYSDAAFDAGVQPIIGVMLGVARPDLPEGVAPVIDWLALYAQDATGYDNLCALVSMAHLDRPIEHAPHVDFAGLEGRTDGLLALTAGGEGALARLYAEDQPARAAAYADRLQRLFPDRLYIEIVRRLNEIEGAAEPHLLDLAYARNLPLVATNPCCFADQDFLDAHDAMLCIANSTYVESDDRPKSSPDAWMKPAGEMRALFADLPEAIENTLVVARRCAVAAPKRKPILPSLAGDREGEAAMLRQDASAGLERRLERIEALGAVPAEPDWKEVYRKRLEFELDVIIQMGFPGYFLIVADFIKWAKERDIPVGPGRGSGAGSVVAWSLTITDLDPIRLGLLFERFLNPERVSMPDFDIDFCETRRGEVIRYVQEKYGRDQVAQIITFGKLKARAVLKDTGRVLQMSYGQVDRLAKLVPNHPTDPWTLDRALNGVSELAREYANENDVRRLLDLAMKLEGLPRHSSTHAAGVVIGDRPLAQLVPLYRDPRSDMPVTQFDMKYVEGAGLVKFDFLGLKTLSVLKKAVEMLAKRGISVDLDALGWDDEETYELLQAGNTVGVFQVESEGMRRTLSAVKPTVFEDIIALGALYRPGPMDNIPMFGRRKNGQEEIEYPHPLLEGILAETYGIFVYQEQVMQAAQVLAGYTLGGADLLRRAMGKKIKAEMDAQRAIFVEGCAKTNDIPAAKANELFDLIDKFAGYGFNKSHAAAYALLTYQTAWLKAHYPHEFFAASMCYDIHLTDKLAVFVDDMRRLGIELLPPDINRSEAEFEVEVDDHGRPAVRYALAALKSVGEGAMEKLVAEREERGRFASLDDLAHRVDPRLLNKRQLETLAAGGAFDAMEPNRAGVFAMAETILAVAARTHEQRASGQGGLFGDASHAGDTIKLPRSVHWSMAQKMEQEKEAFGYYFSAHPVDRHTHLAKMHGARQFAALVELSIPDDGTRAGATMAVLVEEARWRTSARGRRYLMATLSDPSGQFFSTCFDDQVSNDLEEAAKAGVCGLATVELDRRPGEDQPRVTIKRFQQFDSLASTARFVAEITVGIIEAITPLAALLEGQRGARGEVRLKVRLPKGGEATLLLGRDFLLDAELIERAGLLPGVIGATLGRAETHLAAAS; this is translated from the coding sequence ATGTTGCATTCAGGGTTCGTGCCGCTCCGCATCTTCTCCTCATACACGATGCTGGACGGCGCGATCGATCCCAAGGCGATCGCCAAGCGCGCGGCGGCGCTCGGCTTTCCGGCGGCGGCGCTCACCGATCGCAACGGCCTCTACGCCGCCATGGCCTATTCGGACGCGGCGTTCGACGCGGGGGTGCAGCCGATCATCGGCGTGATGCTCGGGGTCGCCCGGCCCGATCTGCCCGAGGGCGTCGCGCCGGTCATCGACTGGCTCGCGCTCTACGCGCAGGATGCGACCGGCTACGACAATCTCTGCGCCCTGGTCAGCATGGCGCACCTCGATCGGCCGATCGAGCACGCGCCGCACGTCGATTTCGCCGGGCTGGAAGGGCGGACGGACGGGCTGCTCGCGCTCACCGCGGGCGGGGAGGGCGCGCTCGCCCGGCTCTATGCCGAGGATCAGCCCGCGCGCGCCGCGGCCTATGCCGATCGCTTGCAGCGGCTGTTCCCCGACCGGCTCTATATCGAGATCGTCCGCCGCCTGAACGAGATCGAGGGCGCCGCCGAGCCGCATCTGCTCGACCTCGCCTATGCCCGGAATTTGCCGCTGGTGGCGACCAATCCGTGCTGCTTCGCCGATCAGGACTTCCTCGACGCGCATGACGCGATGCTGTGCATCGCCAATTCCACCTATGTCGAAAGCGACGATCGCCCGAAAAGCTCGCCCGATGCGTGGATGAAGCCGGCCGGCGAGATGCGCGCGCTGTTCGCCGATCTGCCCGAGGCGATCGAGAACACGCTCGTCGTCGCGCGGCGCTGCGCCGTCGCCGCGCCGAAGCGCAAGCCGATCCTCCCCAGCCTCGCCGGCGATCGCGAGGGCGAGGCGGCGATGCTGCGGCAGGACGCGTCGGCCGGGCTGGAGCGCCGGCTGGAGCGGATCGAGGCGCTCGGCGCGGTGCCGGCGGAGCCCGACTGGAAGGAAGTCTATCGCAAGCGGCTGGAGTTCGAGCTGGACGTCATCATCCAGATGGGCTTCCCCGGCTATTTCCTGATCGTCGCCGATTTCATCAAATGGGCGAAGGAGCGCGACATTCCGGTCGGGCCGGGGCGCGGCTCGGGCGCCGGCTCGGTGGTGGCGTGGTCGCTGACGATCACCGATCTCGATCCGATCCGGCTGGGGCTGCTGTTCGAGCGCTTCCTGAACCCGGAACGTGTCTCGATGCCGGATTTCGACATCGACTTCTGCGAAACGCGGCGCGGCGAGGTGATCCGCTACGTGCAGGAGAAATACGGCCGCGATCAGGTGGCGCAGATCATCACCTTCGGAAAGCTCAAGGCGCGCGCCGTGCTCAAGGACACCGGCCGCGTGCTCCAGATGAGCTACGGCCAGGTCGATCGCCTCGCCAAGCTCGTGCCCAACCATCCGACCGATCCGTGGACGCTCGATCGCGCGCTCAATGGCGTGAGCGAGCTGGCGCGCGAATATGCCAACGAGAACGACGTCCGCCGCCTGCTCGATCTGGCGATGAAGCTGGAGGGGCTGCCGCGCCACTCCTCCACCCATGCGGCGGGCGTGGTGATCGGGGACCGGCCGCTGGCGCAACTCGTGCCGCTCTATCGCGATCCGCGATCGGACATGCCGGTCACGCAGTTCGACATGAAATATGTCGAGGGCGCCGGGCTGGTGAAGTTCGACTTCCTCGGCCTCAAGACGCTTTCCGTGCTCAAGAAGGCGGTGGAGATGCTGGCCAAGCGCGGCATCTCGGTCGACCTCGACGCGCTCGGCTGGGACGACGAGGAGACCTACGAGCTGCTCCAGGCCGGCAACACCGTCGGCGTGTTCCAGGTGGAATCGGAGGGGATGCGGCGCACGCTCTCCGCCGTGAAGCCCACGGTGTTCGAGGATATCATCGCGCTCGGCGCGCTCTATCGCCCCGGCCCGATGGACAATATCCCGATGTTCGGGCGCCGCAAGAACGGGCAGGAGGAGATCGAATATCCGCATCCCCTGCTGGAGGGCATCCTTGCGGAAACCTACGGCATCTTCGTCTATCAGGAGCAGGTGATGCAGGCGGCGCAGGTGCTCGCCGGCTACACGCTCGGCGGCGCCGACCTGCTGCGCCGCGCGATGGGCAAGAAGATCAAGGCGGAGATGGACGCGCAGCGCGCGATCTTCGTCGAGGGTTGCGCGAAGACCAACGATATCCCCGCCGCCAAGGCCAACGAGCTGTTCGACCTGATCGACAAGTTCGCCGGCTACGGCTTCAACAAGAGCCACGCGGCGGCCTATGCCCTGCTCACCTACCAGACGGCGTGGCTGAAGGCGCATTATCCGCACGAATTCTTCGCCGCCTCGATGTGCTACGACATCCATCTCACCGACAAGCTCGCGGTGTTCGTGGACGACATGCGCCGCCTGGGGATCGAGCTGCTGCCGCCCGACATCAACCGCAGCGAGGCGGAGTTCGAGGTGGAGGTGGACGATCACGGCAGGCCCGCCGTCCGCTATGCGCTCGCCGCGCTGAAGTCGGTCGGCGAGGGCGCGATGGAGAAACTGGTCGCCGAGCGCGAGGAGCGCGGGCGCTTCGCCAGCCTCGACGATCTCGCCCACCGTGTCGATCCGCGCCTGCTCAACAAGCGCCAGCTCGAGACGCTGGCGGCGGGGGGCGCGTTCGATGCGATGGAGCCGAACCGCGCGGGCGTGTTCGCGATGGCCGAGACGATCCTCGCCGTCGCCGCGCGCACCCATGAGCAGCGCGCCAGCGGGCAGGGCGGGCTGTTCGGCGACGCCAGCCACGCCGGCGACACGATCAAGCTGCCCCGCTCGGTCCACTGGAGCATGGCGCAGAAGATGGAGCAGGAGAAGGAAGCTTTCGGCTATTACTTCTCCGCCCACCCAGTCGACCGCCACACCCATCTTGCGAAGATGCACGGCGCGCGGCAGTTCGCCGCGCTGGTGGAGCTTTCCATTCCCGACGACGGCACCCGCGCGGGGGCGACGATGGCGGTGCTGGTCGAGGAAGCGCGCTGGCGCACATCGGCGCGGGGCCGCCGCTATCTGATGGCTACACTGTCGGACCCGAGCGGGCAATTCTTCTCGACTTGCTTCGACGATCAGGTTTCGAATGATCTGGAGGAAGCCGCCAAGGCCGGCGTGTGCGGCCTTGCGACGGTGGAACTGGACCGGCGCCCCGGCGAGGATCAGCCACGCGTCACGATCAAGCGTTTCCAGCAATTCGATTCTTTGGCTTCCACCGCGCGTTTCGTCGCTGAGATCACGGTCGGTATTATCGAGGCGATCACGCCGCTGGCGGCGCTGCTTGAGGGGCAGCGCGGCGCGCGCGGCGAGGTGCGGCTGAAGGTACGGCTCCCGAAGGGCGGCGAGGCGACCTTGCTGCTTGGCCGTGACTTCCTGCTTGACGCGGAGTTGATCGAGCGCGCGGGTCTGTTGCCCGGGGTGATCGGCGCGACGCTCGGCCGCGCGGAAACCCATCTCGCGGCGGCGAGCTGA